In the Wyeomyia smithii strain HCP4-BCI-WySm-NY-G18 chromosome 2, ASM2978416v1, whole genome shotgun sequence genome, one interval contains:
- the LOC129724569 gene encoding divergent protein kinase domain 1C, with product MLLMTKKEWKNLARRLRFSPRKRHYIASLLVIVVVVSLVYCTVTSSYYCFDTGVEWKVNKFCKRYRTEGASGYLCQDFCSWDFHCPEPSLEIHHPHRFQAKKLGDPLTIIQAVPNENYEKLFWVDSLYQKEHYPSETEYENIVKRYITNKYNMEIPFDKMRSLLRLSHKQHVSMFHNSMRDSWNLIQNHEYAMMSMFNEKDLFPFVTGNCGEVFASEHLESVDFDEDRYYFTKHIDTDRWRYHIKVAVLILDYIEELDQHEIQMCHVDLTRFGINNNRLKYDDLRFLFTEYTINRKLSSGSHCTRDEHCNFMHCRSECNVEKKWCESTVLNNNVQIICEKIFLGTERYPGILITQRTPDRLAMLLKRCANPTQDRDVSRTRPLGVSEDLKKQLYNELTSIYERLATNTAP from the exons ATGCTACTGATGACAAAGAAGGAGTGGAAAAATCTCGCCCGAAGGTTACGGTTTTCGCCGCGGAAGCGCCACTACATAGCTTCGCTGCTAGTAATCGTGGTGGTTGTTTCCCTGGTGTACTGCACCGTAACCTCGTCCTATTATTGCTTCGACACCGGAGTCGAGTGGAAAGTTAataaattt TGCAAGCGCTATCGCACGGAGGGAGCTTCAGGCTACCTGTGTCAGGACTTTTGCAGCTGGGACTTCCACTGTCCGGAACCGAGTCTGGAAATTCATCATCCTCATCGGTTTCAAGCTAAAAAGCTTGGTGATCCACTGACCATCATC CAAGCAGTTCCGaacgaaaattatgaaaaactaTTCTGGGTGGACAGCCTCTACCAGAAGGAGCACTATCCTTCCGAAACCGAGTATGAAAATATAGTCAAACGGTACATCACGAACAAGTACAACATGGAGATTCCCTTCGATAAGATGCGCTCTCTGTTGAGACTTTCGCATAAGCAGCACGTTTCGATGTTCCATAACAGTATGCGAGACAGCTGGAATTTGATACAGAACCATGAGTACGCCATGATGAGTATGTTCAATGAGAAGGATCTCTTTCCGTTTGTGACCGGTAATTGCGGAGAAGTGTTCGCTTCCGAGCATCTGGAGTCGGTTGATTTCGATGAGGACCGCTATTACTTCACGAAGCACATCGATACGGACCGCTGGCGGTACCATATCAAGGTGGCGGTATTAATTTTAGACTATATTGAAGAGCTGGACCAGCATGAAATTCAGATGTGCCACGTGGATCTAACCCGATTTGGGATTAATAATAATCGATTGAAGTACGACGATTTGCGTTTCCTGTTCACGGAGTATACTATCAATAGGAAATTGTCCAGCGGAAGTCATTGCACCCGGGATGAGCACTGCAATTTTATGCACTGTCGGTCCGAGTGCAATGTCGAGAAAAAATGGTGCGAGTCGACGGTGTTGAATAATAATGTTCAAATCATTTGCGAAAAG ATCTTTCTGGGTACCGAACGCTATCCGGGCATTCTAATCACGCAGAGAACTCCGGATCGGCTTGCAATGCTGCTCAAGCGATGCGCCAACCCGACGCAAGATCGGGACGTTTCTCGGACCCGGCCGCTGGGGGTTTCCGAGGATCTCAAGAAACAGCTGTACAATGAGTTGACCAGCATTTACGAGCGACTCGCCACGAATACTGCTCCTTAA
- the LOC129724570 gene encoding replication factor C subunit 2, whose protein sequence is MRHKMPESQVNEGASSSGASKDNTANKKKNLPWIEKYRPQRFEEIVGNEDTVSRLGVFATQGNAPNIIIAGPPGVGKTTTILCLARILLGENFREAVLELNASNERGIDVVRNKIKMFAQQKVTLPRGRHKIVILDEADSMTEGAQQALRRTMEIYSNTTRFALACNTSEKIIEPIQSRCAMLRFSKLSDAQVLAKLIEVCQKEALNYDEDGLEAIVFTAQGDMRQALNNLQSTANGFGHINGANVFKVCDEPHPMLVQDMLEHCIKGDIHKAYKIMAKLWRLGYAAEDVIGNVFRVCKRMNMNEKLKLCFIREIGETHMKIVDGLNSLLQMSGMLAKLCEVSYDYA, encoded by the exons ATGCGA CATAAAATGCCTGAATCGCAAGTCAACGAAGGTGCTTCTAGCTCAGGCGCCTCCAAAGACAACACggcaaacaagaaaaaaaatttaccatg GATCGAAAAGTATCGTCCCCAACGCTTCGAAGAAATCGTCGGTAATGAGGACACTGTTAGCCGACTGGGTGTATTTGCTACACAAGGAAATGCTCCCAATATTATAATTGCG GGCCCACCGGGAGTTGGTAAGACCACGACGATCCTCTGCTTGGCTCGAATTCTGCTAGGAGAAAACTTTCGCGAGGCCGTACTGGAGTTGAACGCTTCGAACGAACGAGGCATCGATGTGGTACGTAATAAGATAAAAATGTTTGCCCAACAAAAGGTAACTTTGCCGCGGGGCCGCCATAAGATTGTTATTCTTGATGAAGCGGACAGTATGACCGAAGGTGCTCAGCAAGCGCTGCGGCGAACAATGGAAATTTACAGCAACACAACCCGGTTTGCGTTGGCCTGCAATACCAGCGAGAAGATAATCGAACCTATCCAATCGCGGTGTGCGATGTTGCGATTTTCGAAACTATCCGATGCTCAAGTATTAGCGAAGCTGATTGAAGTCTGCCAGAAGGAAGCTCTGAATTACGACGAAGATGGACTGGAGGCTATTGTTTTCACTGCCCAAGGGGATATGAGACAGGCTTTGAATAATCTGCAATCGACGGCCAACGGGTTCGGGCATATAAATGGAGCGAATGTATTTAAGGTTTGCGACGAACCGCATCCCATGCTTGTGCAGGATATGTTGGAACACTGCATCAAAGGGGACATCCACAAGGCGTACAAAATAATGGCAAAGTTGTGGCGGCTGGGTTACGCCGCGGAGGACGTTATCGGGAACGTGTTTCGCGTTTGCAAGCGAATGAATATGAACGAGAAACTGAAGCTGTGTTTTATCCGGGAAATCGGCGAAACTCATATGAAGATTGTGGATGGACTGAACTCACTGCTGCAGATGTCCGGTATGCTAGCGAAGCTGTGCGAAGTGTCGTACGATTATGCGTAG